The following is a genomic window from Bacteroidia bacterium.
GGATTTGACCATCATCGACTATCACCTCGAGGACGAGCAAAAACAGCAGTTCGAGCAAAGCGGCACGCGGGGACGGATACTGCGCGAGAGAGTACCGGGTCCGGATGGGGCAATGCTGGAGGATTTCATACGGCGCTTCCAGGCCGGCGGAAGCGTCGACCACTTGGAATTCCGCCTCGGACCTCCGTTTTTTACACGAATGACGGAGCTTGAAGCACGGTTGCGGCGTGTGGGCCCCAATATCGTCGCGCTGGTTCGCGACATCAGCGAAGAAAAGGAGAATCGCCGTATGCTGGAAGAGCAGAATATCATATTGACCGAACGCAACAACGAACTCGACGCCTTCACGCACAGCGTCGCGCACGACCTGAAGAATCCGTTAAGTCTTATCATCGGCTATGCCGAACTGATCAACGAGGAAAGCGGCGATCTCTCCGTTGAAGAATTGCGCGAATTTGCGGACAGTATTCTCTTCAACGCCAAAAAAATGATAACCATCATCAATGCGTTGCTGCTTCTCGCCAGTGTGCGGAAGGAGGACGTCACCATGCAGACGCTCGATATGCTGGCCATCGTGCACGATGCCGTGCGCCGTCTGCGGAAATTGATCGCCGACCGCCAGGCCTCGCTGACCTACCCGGAAGAATGGCCCGATGTGAAGGGGTATGCGCCCTGGATCGAGGAGGTGTGGGTGAATTACCTCAGCAACTCGCTCAAGTATGGTGGATCTCCCTGCGTCGTGGAACTGGGTTTTGATGATACCGACGACGGTGTGTGTTTCTGGGTGCGGGACAACGGCGCCGGCATTCCCGCGGACAAACTCGACAATCTCTTCAAACCGTTTACACGGCTTTCCGACCTCGACGTCGAAGGCCATGGCCTTGGTTTGAGTATTGTGGGACGCATTATCGCGAAACTGGGGGGCAAGGTGTATGCCGAAAGTCTGCCGCAGGGCGGATCGCTGTTTTCCTTCACGCTCCCGAAGGCCTGACGCGCAGGGTAAACGCGATAGTGCTTTCAAAATTCCGGAGCTGATGCTCCGCAAATAACCGCACCCCCGCGACATCGATGCCCATGAACCACGCCGGCGCCAGGCGGAGTTTGGGCAGCGCTTTCTCGAGATGATTCCGCGCTCCCTTGTAGCGTCCGCTGCGCTTGAGATGCACGCCGGAGGCGACCTGTATCAGCGCACGAATAAAAATCTCCGCGTCGTCCGCCGCATCGTCGCCCATAAGCAGCCAGGCCGCTTCCCAGGACTCATGCGCGTGCCAATGCTTCCCGCTGTTGAACAAACCGATGCCGCGAAGAAAATGCTCACGCTGCGCGTCGGTCAGCCGGGGTTCGGTCAGACCGTGCAGCTCTTCAACTTGACGCTTTCTGGGAGGCATGGACTCAGGAAGCGGAGGGTGTCGCAGCGCCGCGCTGACGACGGGCGTCGACGAAGGATTTCACCGCAAGGACAATAAATGCGATCATGAGCAAGGCCATGACGCTCTGCATGATGGTCGCGAGCGGACGCGGCACGTCCCCTCCGCCAAGCAGCGTAAACAGGGACGTCAACCCGCGCACCGAGCCTGCGAAGCCGAGCACGGCCAGCACAGCGGCGGCGTGCATGAGATGCTTGCGCAAGCGCTCCTTACGCGCGAGAACACCAAGCAGGATAAAGACGACACCGAAAAAGCTCGGGATCAGAGCGGTGAAGCTCTCGGCGCCCGATCCGATATATCCGAAAATTCCAAGTGCGGTGAGAATGATACCAAGCCATAGCGTCAGGGACGGCATAGAAATACTCCGGTTCAATGTATGTGGAAGCTCCTCCAGATATTCCACAACACCGCACCCCCGCTGAAGGTTTCACAGCGCGGGGCTGGATACGTAAAATCCGCTTCTGATAGCTGGTGGAAAGGTGAGAAGGTGAAATGGTGAAAAGGTAATAGCGATCCCAACCTTTTTACCTTTTTTCCTTTTCACCGTTTCACGATCCAAATCTTTTCATCATCCTACGGAGTCTGTCCTTTTTTCTCTCCGCGCTCCGCTCCCGACCCGCAGCAGCAGCGAATTCCCCAGCACACTCACGGAACTGAACGCCATCGCGGCCGCCGCAATCATGGGCGAGAGCAGACCGGAGGCGGCCAGCGGTATGCCGATGACGTTGTACACGAAAGCCCAGTACAGGTTCTGTCGAATTTTGCGCAATGTCGCTTTCGAAAGTCGGAGGGCGTCCACGACACCATGCAAATCCCCGCGCATGAGTATCATGTCGGCCGTCTCCATGGCGATGTCCGTTCCGCTTCCCATGGCGATGCCCAGATCCGCACGCGCCAGAGCGGGAGCGTCGTTGATACCATCGCCCGCCATGGCGACGATATTCCCGGCCTCCTGCAAGCGACGAATTTCGGCTTCCTTGCCCGCCGGCAATATTCCTGCCAGGACGCGCTCTATTCCCGCCTCTTGTGCTATACCATTTGCGGCCGCCTCTGCATCCCCGGTCAGCATTATGACCTCAATCCCCTGCCTCCGCAACGCCGCCACCGCTTGCACGGAACTTGGCCGCACCGCGTCAGCCAACACGAATGTGGCCGCATGATGTCCGTTGACCGCGGCATGCAATACGGTTGCCCCCGCCTGCGCGTCCAGGTCTTCCGGGAGCCGGACGCCGTACATGCGCATCAGAGCGGGACTGCCGATCAGCACAGAATCTGCTCCGACAAAGGCTGAAACACCCAGCCCGGGTTCGTACTGAAACGATTCCGCCTCGAGCCGCACATCGCCCGGCGCATACACATGGTCCAGGATCGCGCGCGCCAGAGGATGCTCGGAGTTGCGCTCCGCAGCCGCCACAAGCATTTTCACATTGGCCTCGTCCATTCCCTCCGCGACACGCATGAGCACGACACGAGGCTTGCCTTCGGTAATGGTGCCGGTTTTGTCGAGCACCACCACATTTACCGAGCGGGCACGCTCGAAGGCCTCGGCGTTGCGTATCACTATGCCCCTGTCTGCGCCGACACCCACACCTACCATGATCGCCGCCGGGGTTGCCAGTCCCAGTGCGCAGGGACAGGCGATGATGAGCACCGCGACCAGATGCATCAGTGCGACGGAGAGTTCCGCGCCGACAGCCATCCAGAAAATCCCTGTAACTCCCGCGATGCCGATAACGATGGGCACAAAAACCGCCGCGACTTTGTCCACCAGGCGTTGCACGGGAGCCTTCGATCCCTGCGCCTCATCCACCAGACGGATGATATGCGCGAGCACCGTCTCACTGCCCACCGCCGTGGCTTCGATACGCAGACTTCCTTCCTGATTCACCGTGCCACCGATCACGCGGTCGCCCTCACGCTTCTCCACGGGCAGCGGCTCGCCGGTGATCATCGATTCATCCACGCTGCTGCTGCCCGTACGAACGGTACCGTCCACAGGAATGCGCTCGCCGGGACGCACGAGCACCACATCCCCATGCGATAATTCACCGATTGGTATATCGACGTCGCCGTCGTCGCGCACGATACGCGCCGTTGCCGGTTGCAAGCCGACGAGTTTTCTGATCGCGTCGGAGGCCCGTTGCTTCGCGCGGGTTTCGAGATATTTTCCCAGCAATATCAGTGTGATGATGGTGGCGCTGGTATCGAAATACACTTCGCCGTGTCCGGGATGCAGCCGCAGCCACTGCGGAAACAGGACGGCGATCGAACTGTACGCGAAGGCCGCTCCCGTCCCAACCGCCACCAGTGTATTCATATCCGCCGTGGCGTGACGCAGTGCCGCAAGAAAGCCTGTAAAAAATCTTCTTCCCGGAAACAACAGCACCGGCGCGGTGAGGAGCAACAGAATGCGATTGGTATCGTCGATGGATATCGGCCACACCGCCGCGACCGACGGAAACATGGTCAGCATGCTGATGAGCATGACGGGTAATGTCAGCGCTCCCGACGTTATCAAATCCCTGCGCAATGCACGGACGTCGCTCTCGTCCGCAGAGGCAGCGTCGGCAAAGACCTCGGCCGTACTGTCGCTCCGCGCGCTCTCATCCGGGATGGTCAGCGTGTAGCCGGCCTTGCGTACGGCCGCTTCGAGAGCATGCATATCCGTATCCGCCGCAACGCTGACGACAGCCTTATTCGATGCCAGATTGACGGAGGCCTTCTCGACGCCCGGCGTTTGCAGCAGTGTCGTCTCCACACGCAAGACGCAGCTGGCGCAGGTCATACCCTTGACGGGCAGACTCAAGGTGCGGATCCCGCCAACGGTTGCGGAGGGCGTCTCGTCGCTCACGATGCGAGAACGGTGTATCCTGCGGCCTCAATTGCCGCGATTATGCTCGCCAGGGGAGTCACCACTTCTTCGAAGGAAATGGACGCGGTCCCGATTGTCACATCGAGGATGTCCACGCCGGGGAGTGCGGCCAGAGCTCTGCGTATAGTCATCACGCAATGATTGCAGGTCATGCCGCCGATGGTCAGGGTTGTATGTGTCATTCGATTGCCTGTCGTTGTGTTTGTATCTCTTCTGAACAAAAGTGCGCCGAAAAGAGTTTGGGGACAAGTGTATTCGCTCCGCTGTCAGCTGCGTACTCTCACGCGACGATCGTATATTGTCCTTAAACCTGGAGCACATGACGCGATTCCGTCTTATATCCGCCTTGCTGCTGACGCCGCTTCTCGCGTGCGCGCAACCATCCGCCCTCGAGAAGCGCGTCCACGAGGCAATGCGGCGGGTTTCCGCGGCAGACATCATCCGGCATGCGACGGCGCTCGCACACGATTCTCTGTACGGACGCGGTACAGGCAGCAAAGGTGAACGTCTTGCCGCCGCGTATATCGAGCAGGAGCTGCGGAATCTCGCCATACCCCCCGCCGGAGAAAACGGCGGCTACCTTCAGGCCATCCCTCTGCATGGCAGCGTCCCGCTCAGCGACAGCCGCTTGCAGCTCGCGGCCGGTGGCGTCATGCACGATTTCGCGCTGCGCAAGGACTATTTGCTCTACAAAACGGGCGCGCAGACGTTTATTCCCCAACCGTTGCGTATGGTATTCGTCGGATACGGCATTGTTGCTCCGGAATTCGACTACAATGATTATCAGAACATTGACGTCGCCGGAGCCATCGTCGTGTACCTGTCGGGAGAACCCTTGTCGGATGACGAAGGATTTTTTGACGGCCGACGTCCTTCCCTGCATGCCATTCCGGAAATGAAGCAGCGTGTCGCGTTGTCACGCGGCGCCCGTGGAAGCGTCATGCTCCCCTTGCCGCGCGAGAGCGTCGGCTATACCTGGTCTGATTGGGTGCAGATGTTCTCCTTCGAAGACGTCACCCTTCCCGTCACCGTACCCTCACATCTGAGCGTGCTCCTCAATCCGTCGCGGGCGCCGTTGCTGTTTGAAGGGGCCGCCTGGTCCTGGCGGGATGTGCTGGAACTCGATGCTTCGGGACGTATGCGAAGCTTCACGCTGGACACGCGTATGTCCTTTGCCGGGAGCTTCAAAGAGAGAGACTTTCTGGCGTACAATGTCGCCGCGTCTATCGAAGGCAGCGACCCGCTGCTGCGTGATTCCTGGGTGCTGTGTACGGCGCACTATGATCATCTCGGTGTCGGACCAGTACTCGCGGGCGACTCGATTTATAATGGCATGGTGGATAACGCACTGGGCGTGGCCGCGACGCTCGAACTCGCACGGCTGTTGTCCCGACCCGAATTCCGGCCGCGACGTTCTATTCTGTTTCTATTTGTCAGCGGGGAGGAGAAAGGATTGCTCGGCTCACAGTACTACTGTTCACACCCGCTCGTCCCCCTCTATAAGACGATCAGCGTTCTGAACATTGACGGAATCGGAATCATCGACACATTCGGCGACATAGTCGGCATCGGCAGCGAATTTTCCACGCTGCAGCAATTGCTGCGGCGCGTTGCCGTCGAGCTTGGACTCACCGTGTCGGAAATCCCGCCGGCGTTCGATCACCTGGATGCGTTCGCCAGTTCCGACCAGATCGCCTTCGCGCAGGCGGGTATTCCTGCCATGCTCGTCATGGAGGGTACGGAGTATCGGAATCTCGGACCGGAAGAGGGATTCCGCCGTTTCATCGAATGGGGCAAGGAGCGGTATCATACACCCTTCGACGACGCGGAGCAGCCTGTCGATACCGCCGCTGTAGGACATCACACCGTCGTACTGCTGGCCACTCTCGCGGCGCTTGCAGACACCTGGGAGGCGCCGCAATGGATACGCGGCACCAAATACATCAACGCGCGTCTTCAATCCATCGCGGAGGAACGATGACGAAAAGCACTCCACCTCTTCCTCGCTTCAGGCGGACACTCGTCGCTGCTATCATCCTCGCGTTCTTCCTTGGCGGCTGCGGCAGCGGGAGCGATACGACAACGGACACCCGATCCTCCGTGCGCATCAAGGGTTCCGATACCATGCTCCTGCTCACCACCCGTTGGGCCGAGGATTTCATGCGCGTCCATCCGCGGATCGCCGTCTACGCCGACGGCGGCGGAACGGAAACTGGTATTGAAGCGCTGATCGAAGGCGAAACCGACCTCTGCGCCGCTTCACGCACGCTGCGCGCGGAGGAAGTACGCCGCCTCTTGCAGAAGCGCGGTTCGCTCGGTATCAGCGTCCTCACCGCGAAGGACGCACTCAGTGTGTATCTTCACCCGGATAATCCTGTCGGTAGTCTTACGATAGAACAAATCACCGGCTTGTTCACGGGGGAAATCCGAAACTGGCGCACCGTCGGCGGCGCCGATCTGCCGGTGACCGTCATAAGCCGTCCCCCGAATTCAGGGACATTCCTCTTTTTTGAGGAGCATGTACTGCAGGGCAGGCCGTACAGCCGCGACGCCGAAACCGTTGCCAGTACGGATGCGGTGATACGGCGCGTGCGCGAGCTGCCCGGCGCTATCGGCTATGGCGGCCTCCCTTTCGGCGAGGATCTCCGCCACGTGGCCGTCGACGGCATCAAACCCACGGCTGACAATGTGCGGAATGGATCCTATCCCATCTCCCGTTACCTTTATCTCTACGCCTCCCGTCCCCTCGAAGGCGAACTGAAGCTCTTCGTGGACTGGGTACTCAGCAACGCCGGACAAACCGTCGTCCGCAATGTGGGGTATATTCCGCTGTGGGAGGTTCCCTCGGACGGGAAGTGACCACACCTCGTGTTCGTAGTCCCGTACGGTGTCGCGGTGATTGGAATTTCCGGCACAAAGACCTCTCCTCATTTCCGCGCATCCTCGAGCCAGGTCAATTACTCTCAGCGAGACTCCCTCGCCGCGCATCTGCGTTACATTCTCCTCTCCCCCCCGCGCCTCCGCATCTCTGCGCCTTTGCATCACATTCTCCTCTCCCCCCTGTGCCTCTGCATCTCTGCGCCTTTGCATCACATTCTCCTCTCCCCCCTGTGCCTCTGCATCTCTGCGCCTTTGCGTTACATTCTCCTCTCCCCCTGCGCCTCTGCATCTCTGCGCCTTTGCGTTACATTCTCCACTCCCCCTGCGCCTCTGCATCTCTGCGCCTTTGCGTTACATTCTCCTCTCCCCCCTGCGCCTCTGATGCATGTACGTCCAGATTTTCAAAGCAGGATAAAGCGCAGCGACACACACACTCACGGACATTTATTCTCCGCTTTCTCCACTGCTCCCGATACCGGAAACAACGATGTCCGTGAATTACGGACAAGCGGAGATACAATATCCTCTTCCACGGAAGAACCCGACACCGCCCTACGCACACGCTGTCAGCTAAAGCAAATACACATTTTACTCCCCAAAGACAGTGGTCTCAATTCCCGATCTCACACAGCTCGTGCTCAAGAATCGGTAATCTTATACCCACAATTTTATTGACCACACCCCCTGCACGCATGAATAAAATCCCTGACTATGCCGTTGATTTTATTAGATTTGCGGTATAACTGGGTATACCATTCCCTATTTCTTACAAAATTGTAATGAAAAATGATGATTTAGGGACTTGACACCGCGATTTATTTTCCTTAACATTGCATTGAGCTTTGACTCAATTTCCATAAGATTCTGTATTTCTTTCACTAACCTGACAGGAATCGTTCACATGGCAGCACGCACAATCATCACGGACCGTAAGCGCGGGGAAGATGAGGGACACGAAGCGGGTGGGACACACACAGTGACCGTGAGCGATTGGGGAAGGGTTTCCGTCAGGTTGGTATCCGCACAACAGGGGTCCCCGCGGTCCGGCGCTACCAGCGCGGACCGGGCTGTTCTCTGGGGGAGAATGGCGTTGGGGTCGGTCGGCAGGCGAGTGTACGGCATCGTACCGATGTCAAGCCGGACCGCGGGAAGGTGCGGAGCAGGTTTCCCTCATGGTTCTGGATCGCACGGACAGTCGGCCGGGCGGACGCAGGGAGTGTCCGCAGCAGGGAGCGGCGCTGTCGCTGTCGGTGTCTGCAGTACCGGATTCGTGACGACATCACCGTGGGGCGCATCGCGTCCGGGAGGCCGGGGAGCTCGCTCCCCGCTTCCCGGACCGCAGTAATCGCATTCGGGACGCAGTCCGCTTTCAGAATGCACACCATTTTCCCTATTATTCACCCGCAGCGGAATATTGAGATGAAATACACCATGATGCATGACATTCTATCCTGGACTATTGAGAAAGACGACACACTGCAGCCGGCATCGCAAGACCGCGGTTCTCACATTCACCGTTCTCCCTTCCAGACGGCTGCGCCTCCTGCCGGTCTCCGCATTGCCGGACACCAGTACAGCGCTCGTTTTCTGGCTGGTCTCGCGATGCTGCTCAGTGTTGTCCTCCTCCTCGCCTGCGACGACAATCCGCCCGACGCTCCCGTTGATCCCGTCCTCCCTCCAACCATTGATACCACCAGTCACGACTTCGTCTGGACCGTGGATACCATAGGCATGGAGCTGTCCTGGATCAACGATGTGGCGATTATTTCCGAAAATGACGTTTGGGTGGTGGGGATGTTCGAGCAAAGGGGAGACGACGGCCGCTACGATATTACGAAACGGGGCAACGCGGCACATTTCGATGGGAAAAAGTGGACGATTTATAATATCACTGATGGGACAAGGGGTTGGGGAGGAGAGAAGCGTGTTGTTTGTGCAGCTGGACCGGGGAATATCTGGATGATGAGCGGAGGCGGATGGCATTTTGACGGGAGCCGATGGCGTTCACTTGATTTCTGGAGCCTTGGACATAAAGTATCCACACTTGACGCTTGGGTCTCTGATGATTTGAACACAAGGATTTTTGTGGGACCGGACAGCAGTTTGGTTTATTTCAAGGACGGCGCGTATGTAAAACACCTCTCTGCTCCGGGGTATGATTTCAACGCGGTGGACGGCTTCTCGAACGGTGATGCACTGATAGGGGCTGGCAAGTTCAATGTGGGTGCGCTATTCCGCATGAACCGCGAGGGTGGGTTCAGCACAGTGCTCAAATTGTCAAAGTATGAAATTGAAGACGTCTCTGTCACAATACATGATGACATCGTTTTTACAACGAGACGCAACCTTTACCGATGCTACGGTGATCGCGCGATCGCGATGTTCGAAACCGATCAGAACATCTACGGTCTGAAGGCGAATACCGTAAATGACATCTTCATCGGAACGGGAAGCTCGACCATCTATCATTACAACGGCATCGATGTGAAAGACATCGGTCCGGACTATAGCGGGATCTGCTATGGTATGGGATTGACAGCCACAAAGGATCTCGTATACTTCATCGCCATAGGCGAAATGCAGCGCTGCCTCGTATTCCGGGGCGAACGAAAAAAATAACGCCGGTTCTCCGGCATAGGGACAATTCATTATTCACCACCATCACACTCCCTGGGAGGATGTATGAAGGCGATCACCGCTATTCTCACCCTGTATTTCTGCGCGCTTCTCTGCGCGAACGCCGGCGCCCAGCGCCTGCCCGACAACCGCATTCAGCACAGCCAGACCATGCATCAGTATATCGTGGCCGAGGCCTACAAGCTGTTGCAGCGACTTGATCCCGTTGCTGCGAAAAAGCTGGAAAAACACATGGACTCCGAGGGTCTTCCGCTCAATACGGGATCAACGCCCTGGGATGCGAAAACCATACTCGCCGGCGCCTGGAGAGAGGATGCCGAAGACGTGGTGTACGGCTATGGCAGCGCGAACAAAGAGCAGTGGCCGGACATTGATATGAGCCGCAAGGATTATTGGTCCGACGGTATGTATTCCGAGCTCGAAAAATCGCTGAAGAACGATCCTGGTTTCGCTGAGGGCTTAACGACCTGTACGCATTTCTGGGATGCCTCCTCGTCCAACCGCTATTTGATCAAATCCGGCATCGTTATAAACGGTACAGGCATTTTCGACGTCATGGACGACGACAATCAGATTCTCACTATCAAACCGCAATGGACGGCCTGGGACAAGGCACAGCGCATCATCCGTCCCAACTGGACGGTAGCAATACGCGACAAATGGTGGGAGCAGGGAGGCAAGTATCGTTACAATAACAATTCGAGCGAGGCGTTGCTGCCTCAGCAGACGCATGCCTCGCAGGAAATTGCGATTTCCTATGAATCACTCGCACACTTGTACAACACCGGTGCATGCTATCTCAGCATTCCCGGAATCGACAATTCTTCCATGTTCACGCTCACAACGGAACAGCGGAATCGCTATGTATGGGAAATGCTGGGCCGCGTCTGTCATCTGCTGGCGGACATGAGCGTTCCTGCGCATACACACCGTGATATACACATGGGGAATCTGGATCTGTACTCAGATCAGGGAAGTTGGGGAAGCATCTCGATCACTATTCGCGATCAGGACAGCTATGAAAACTGGATCGCCTCGCCCCATCGCGCATATTGGAATGCGAACAACATCCAGGGAGGGCTGCTCGACCTGAGCAATCATCCCGACCCGCTGTTTTTCATTTTCAACAGCACGCGCGAACGCGCTGCTTCCTTCGCAAGCGACGATGTCGACGGGTATGGCCCCTATGCAGGTGCGCCACGGACGGTAGCCGAAATGCTCGACCGCTATAATCCGTCGACGTGGTACACACCGGCGAAGACCATGCAGATGGAAACAATACGCGACCATACACTCCCCTATGCCATTCGAGCCACAGCAACGCTGCTGGCGTGGTTCGCGCATCAACTTTCTATGCCCGAAACTTTCGTAGTTCGCAATACAGGTGCAGATGGTTATTCTGATTTCTTCAACAGAGATCGGTTTAATGTTCATTTTCCGGATTGGGGAACCACCTCGGGTACACCATTCAATGAAGAGGTTGGCGATCCGCTCTCACTACGTTCTCACTATCTTATGCATCGGGATACACAAGCGAAGTTTTCGTCCTGGAAGTACGCTCAGCAATTCAAGTCCGAACTTCACCAGTACGACGCGCGTGTCGATGAAAATCAACCTGATGTTAACTGCTTTTATCGACACTCCGAGCGTTACATTGTCCCAACTATTCAAATTATGGGCGAGCTTGGCCAGCCTCTTACAAGCGACTACCCCAGTTTTCGTGATCCCTGGCACGTCGATCCGTCAAAATGCACGCAGTGGGATATTCATCAACCCGGTATCTTCGACAGGTATCAGCCGTACGAGACAACAACGTCGAATGGTGGCATCTTTCTGAACAATTATGATCAGGATGAACCCCTTCTCCCCCACTACTCCATTCGCGCGTCGAAGATCTGGGACAAAAGCACGCTCGCGCACAAATGGCCGACGCCTGAAATCGGGGATTACATTTTCCAGGAATGGGAAGCGATCTACTCCGAGCTGTATGACGACGCGCTCAACGCGTTGCAGCCGCAGCATCACGCCTTCCTGAATCCCGAGCAGTACGACACACGCGCGGTGAACTTCCTGCAGAACACCGCCATCGTCAACGCGCATGTGAAAACGCATCGCACGTCGGTGGGACAGATCGCACCCAGCAACAGCAATTCGCAGCGCAAGGTGGCCCTGGCACAGGATGGTTCGTATCACGCCGTCTATGAAAGCAACGGACGCATCTGGTACATCAGCAGCACGGACAAGGGAGCGAGCTGGTCGCCCGAAATCGCCGTCACCGAAGCCGGTGTGCATGCCACCCGTCCCTCCATCGCCGCCATCGCCAGCAGCGCGTACATCTCCTGCCTCGTGGACGGACAGGTGCAGCTGCGCATGTATGAATACGGCGAGTGGAAACCCATCTACACCGCTCCGGTGAACATGGTCGGTGACGCAACGCCGGTGCTCGCCATTCTCCGCGACGAACCACGCTCCGTGGATCACGCCGTCATTTCCGCTTTAGTATGGGAGGATTACAACGTGCTGAAATTCGCCGTCATCGCAAACCGCAATCCCATCGTGGATAATCAGGTCATGGTCTACGGCGCACAGCGTGCGAATTCCGTTGATCAGCCGCGCTTCCCGAGCATCGCCGCCTCTGTGCTGCCCGTCACCTCCGCCAATCCGACGCAGGCCTTTCATGTGGCCTGGATAGAAAACGGCTCCATTTTCCACAGCCAGATCAATATCGATCGCATGCAGAAAACCCCGGCCATCATCGGTTGGACTGCGGGCGGCACCTTCGCGAAAGAAGTGGTGCATGCGCGCACCGGCAGCGCCGGGCTCAGTTATCCCGCAAAACACGCCCCTTCCATCGCCGTTGACGATCTCGGGCATGTGCATGTCGCCTTCGACGTGGTGAGCTGGCACTCGCCCTCGCCCACGACCTCTCCCACAGCGGGCGGTACGAGCGGCAGTCCGGCGAATATGTTCGCGCTGCGCGAACGGCCCAACACGCTCGCTCATACCGGCGGCTGGAATACCACCGCGACCGTCGTGAGCGCAAGCAATCCCGGTCAGGCGCTTACCGCGCCCACCGTCGGAACTCGCCCCGCCATGGCGCCGACACCCAAGAGCAGTAAGTCCTCGTCCCTGCGCATCACTTACAACGACCGCATCGGCGGCCTGCGCACGGTCAAACTCGACCACGCGCTCGGCAACGAATATCACGCCGACGGCCTCGATCCGAATATGACGGTCTGGTCCGGCAAGGCGGATGGACTTCTCGATGTGTTCAGTCTGCC
Proteins encoded in this region:
- a CDS encoding PstS family phosphate ABC transporter substrate-binding protein; protein product: MTKSTPPLPRFRRTLVAAIILAFFLGGCGSGSDTTTDTRSSVRIKGSDTMLLLTTRWAEDFMRVHPRIAVYADGGGTETGIEALIEGETDLCAASRTLRAEEVRRLLQKRGSLGISVLTAKDALSVYLHPDNPVGSLTIEQITGLFTGEIRNWRTVGGADLPVTVISRPPNSGTFLFFEEHVLQGRPYSRDAETVASTDAVIRRVRELPGAIGYGGLPFGEDLRHVAVDGIKPTADNVRNGSYPISRYLYLYASRPLEGELKLFVDWVLSNAGQTVVRNVGYIPLWEVPSDGK
- a CDS encoding DUF309 domain-containing protein, yielding MPPRKRQVEELHGLTEPRLTDAQREHFLRGIGLFNSGKHWHAHESWEAAWLLMGDDAADDAEIFIRALIQVASGVHLKRSGRYKGARNHLEKALPKLRLAPAWFMGIDVAGVRLFAEHQLRNFESTIAFTLRVRPSGA
- a CDS encoding M28 family peptidase; protein product: MTRFRLISALLLTPLLACAQPSALEKRVHEAMRRVSAADIIRHATALAHDSLYGRGTGSKGERLAAAYIEQELRNLAIPPAGENGGYLQAIPLHGSVPLSDSRLQLAAGGVMHDFALRKDYLLYKTGAQTFIPQPLRMVFVGYGIVAPEFDYNDYQNIDVAGAIVVYLSGEPLSDDEGFFDGRRPSLHAIPEMKQRVALSRGARGSVMLPLPRESVGYTWSDWVQMFSFEDVTLPVTVPSHLSVLLNPSRAPLLFEGAAWSWRDVLELDASGRMRSFTLDTRMSFAGSFKERDFLAYNVAASIEGSDPLLRDSWVLCTAHYDHLGVGPVLAGDSIYNGMVDNALGVAATLELARLLSRPEFRPRRSILFLFVSGEEKGLLGSQYYCSHPLVPLYKTISVLNIDGIGIIDTFGDIVGIGSEFSTLQQLLRRVAVELGLTVSEIPPAFDHLDAFASSDQIAFAQAGIPAMLVMEGTEYRNLGPEEGFRRFIEWGKERYHTPFDDAEQPVDTAAVGHHTVVLLATLAALADTWEAPQWIRGTKYINARLQSIAEER
- a CDS encoding heavy metal translocating P-type ATPase is translated as MTCASCVLRVETTLLQTPGVEKASVNLASNKAVVSVAADTDMHALEAAVRKAGYTLTIPDESARSDSTAEVFADAASADESDVRALRRDLITSGALTLPVMLISMLTMFPSVAAVWPISIDDTNRILLLLTAPVLLFPGRRFFTGFLAALRHATADMNTLVAVGTGAAFAYSSIAVLFPQWLRLHPGHGEVYFDTSATIITLILLGKYLETRAKQRASDAIRKLVGLQPATARIVRDDGDVDIPIGELSHGDVVLVRPGERIPVDGTVRTGSSSVDESMITGEPLPVEKREGDRVIGGTVNQEGSLRIEATAVGSETVLAHIIRLVDEAQGSKAPVQRLVDKVAAVFVPIVIGIAGVTGIFWMAVGAELSVALMHLVAVLIIACPCALGLATPAAIMVGVGVGADRGIVIRNAEAFERARSVNVVVLDKTGTITEGKPRVVLMRVAEGMDEANVKMLVAAAERNSEHPLARAILDHVYAPGDVRLEAESFQYEPGLGVSAFVGADSVLIGSPALMRMYGVRLPEDLDAQAGATVLHAAVNGHHAATFVLADAVRPSSVQAVAALRRQGIEVIMLTGDAEAAANGIAQEAGIERVLAGILPAGKEAEIRRLQEAGNIVAMAGDGINDAPALARADLGIAMGSGTDIAMETADMILMRGDLHGVVDALRLSKATLRKIRQNLYWAFVYNVIGIPLAASGLLSPMIAAAAMAFSSVSVLGNSLLLRVGSGARREKRTDSVG
- a CDS encoding cation transporter; protein product: MTHTTLTIGGMTCNHCVMTIRRALAALPGVDILDVTIGTASISFEEVVTPLASIIAAIEAAGYTVLAS